In the Mesoplodon densirostris isolate mMesDen1 chromosome 6, mMesDen1 primary haplotype, whole genome shotgun sequence genome, TGCCCCACACCTTCCTGGTGGCCTCCATCACTTCCTTGTTCCTCAGGCTGTAGATGACGGGGTTCAGCATGGGCGTGACCACAGCATAGAGGACCGTGGAGGCCTCATCAGAGATGCGGGCCTCCTTGCTCCTGCGTTTCATATACATGAAGATGACGGTGCCATAGAAAAGCAGCACCACAGCCAGGTGCGCCGAGCAGGTGGAGAAGGCTTTGTGGCGTCCAGCGGTTGAGGACACCCTCAGGATGGTGGCCAGGATAAGCATGTAGGACAGGCAGATGAACGCCAGGGGCACGGGCAGCAGCAGGATGGCACCCACCCACAGGAAGACCTCGTTGACTGACGTATCACCGCACGCCAGCTTCCGCACTGCCAGGATTTCGCAGGTGAAGTGACTGACCACACGGTGGCCACAGAAGGGCAGCCTCATGGTGATGACTGTCTCAGTCACTGACTTGAAGAAACAGAGTACCCAGGCGGCTCCCGCCAGCAGCAAGCAGAGCCGGTGGCTCATCAGCACAGGGTGCCTGAGTGGCCGGCAGATGGCCAGGTAGCGATCATAGGCCATGAGGGCGAGCAGCagacactctggagcccgtggaCAGGCTCAGACACATCTGCATTGCGCAGCCAAGAAAGGAGATGGTCTTCTGGGCCGACAGGAGGTGGACCAGCATCAGGGGCACAAAGGTGGACTGTAGCAGATAAACAAGATGGAGAGGTTGCCCAGGAAGGAGTACATGGGCGTGTACAGGTGGGCGTCCAGCACGCTCACTGCCACGATGGCCGTATGCCCCAGCAGGGTCCCCAGGTACATGGCTGAGCACAGAGGGAAGAGCAGGTGCTCCAAGGCTGGGTAGCCCAAAAATCCTttcagaaagaaatcagaaacctCTGTCTGTTGACCAGCTCCATACTGCAGGGCCTTGGAGGGCACAGCTGGAAGGCAGGGAAAGAGGGTGCAGGGTGGCGGGGAGCCCACAAAGTCTCTTTAGGGATGAGGTGTATTGTTAGGGTCCTTTCCAGCTCTGACACACTCtctctctgtgactttgggcagtcCCCATTCTTCTAGGCTGCGATTTATCCACGTGAAAAATGAGGATTGATGTGGATCAGAATTTCCCTAAGAGTATTCATGGAAATGTTAGTAGGCAATCTGAAAAATCAATTTGAAACAACATTGGGTTAAtcaaaagtaaataatatactgcaggacttctcagagcctttaatgcCCCACTGTGATTTGTGACTTTCTGAAAGCAGTGTAGAGTATGTAATTCCCAGACTTATTTGACCATAGATCCCCCTTTTACAGAACACCCATTAACCTCCTGCAAATAAGTATTCTACCAACATAGTCTGGGAAGCAATGGGCTGGATCAAAGGTCCTCAAATCTTAGGATCACTTGGAAagtttgttaaaacacagatttctgggctcTATCCCCAGAGTTTCTAACTCATTAGGTCTGAGTGATGCTGCTGCTGTTGGCcaagggaccacactttgagaatcactgggctAGGTGGTCTCTGAGGGTCCTCCTGGCTTTCAGGAAGCCTCTGAGCTACCTTACACCGTTCCCACTGTTGGGGATGCCCTTCTTTCTCCCTCAGCCTGCAGAAATCTGACTTATCTCTGCAGGTCATCTCTGGTCTCCATGCATGAAGCACACATTGTGCCTCGCATTGGAGAGGCTCCTGGCCTCTGAGCCTACCAGAGCGCTTGTCCACCTGTCCCCCCATAGGGCCTGCTTCATCGGCTACCGTGTGTGGATTGACCTTCAGAATCTGCCTCCATCGTGTGTTTTTGAGCGAAAATTTGATAGATCTTTTGGCCCTGCCCCAAACCTCCTGTTTTCTCTGAACCTGAGCCAGGCCTGCTTTGACTTCATGAACTCCTAGGCATCAGCGTGGAATATGCCCTTAGAGGTCAACTCGTTGGAGCTCCCATTGTgcaggtagggaaactgaggccacacAGCAGATCCCTGGCAAGGTGAGTCTAGAATCCATTCCTCCCAACAACATGACAGCTGTACCATGCTCAGAGCAGATGTTTGCCTCTGTTAAAACCCAAATCTTGGTTGGTCTTTTACCGCACTGGATGGACGTCTTTCTCCCAAGTCCCCAACCTTCCCCTAATCTTCTCACCAGCTAAGGAGCATGACTTAACCTTTCCTTGGTGTTTCGGGCACCTGGCACTATGTCACTAAACCCTGGGATGCACCGCCCAAGCCTGGGTCTGAGGCCCAGGGATACCCGGAGAGACTCCGTATCAGGAAGGATTTTGTGACCCTTTGAGTGGCCTGAAGgcacaaagaaaagaagaaaagttatgTCTAAGGGAGTAATGCGCTTCCTGTCACCAGAGGCGTGCAAAGAGAAGCAGGATGAGGCTCGGGTGGGAACTGGAGAGGAGTTCTGCCTGGGAATGTTCGGGATCCAGTGTCCTGGGGGCACACGTGTTCTCATTCATTTCCCTaatacctagcacaatgcctggcatatggtaggaACTCAATCACTTCTTGATTCTGAAAAATGGGAGGACTAAGAGAAGGAAATCATCTGCTACAAGGGAGGCGTGGACAGGAATTGGAGCTTAACCCAGCCAGCCCACAGGGGtgccacccctctcccctcttcaCCCAGATTCTGAAGGCCAAGTTGAAGGCCCCAGCCTGGCCACAAACAACTTCTTCCTGCCTTGCTGCCACTTCCTGGGGCTAAGACAACTTGGGAGTGAGCAACTGGCTGCCAGATACGAGCTGTTCCTAGCCTGGATGACACATGGTCGAGCTGGGAGGGGTCTTGCAGATCCGCAAGGCCACTCCCATGTTATATACGGGGgaagtgaagctcagagagggaaagaggcttGCCCAGCACTGCACAGTGAGTTAGAGGGGGAAGCCAAGGCTCCAGGAATTCCCCTGGGGCTCCTGActcccagccccttcctctgCCCCCATTTCCCCATTTTTTCACTTACCTTCAGGCTCTTCCAGATCCATGTCCCTTGTTCCCTGGAAAAAGTTGCAGAGACCAGGAACCTTCTCTGGCTGGAACTAGGAGAAAA is a window encoding:
- the LOC132492315 gene encoding LOW QUALITY PROTEIN: olfactory receptor 13J1 (The sequence of the model RefSeq protein was modified relative to this genomic sequence to represent the inferred CDS: inserted 3 bases in 2 codons) yields the protein MDLEEPEAVPSKALQYGAGQQTEVSDFFLKGFLGYPALEHLLFPLCSAMYLGTLLGHTAIVAVSVLDAHLYTPMYSFLGNLSILFICYSPXFVPLMLVHLLSAQKTISFLGCAMQMCLSLSTGSXECLLLALMAYDRYLAICRPLRHPVLMSHRLCLLLAGAAWVLCFFKSVTETVITMRLPFCGHRVVSHFTCEILAVRKLACGDTSVNEVFLWVGAILLLPVPLAFICLSYMLILATILRVSSTAGRHKAFSTCSAHLAVVLLFYGTVIFMYMKRRSKEARISDEASTVLYAVVTPMLNPVIYSLRNKEVMEATRKVWGRRWTSR